Below is a genomic region from Leishmania mexicana MHOM/GT/2001/U1103 complete genome, chromosome 20.
GCCCATGCTATACAGGTCTGACAAGACGTTTGCAGCCCCGATTTGACCCTGCAGGAACGGGTCCGACACACTGGGGAAGAAGAAATCCGTGGTGGAGACGAGAAACAGAGCCTCACCTTTGCTGTTtgtgtggtgcagcggcactaTGCTGCAGTCCACGCCGACGTCCTTCTGCCCAGGCGTTGTCGAGAGTTCCTGCAGCAGGGCTAGCAACTTTGGCTGTGGCAGTTTGCAGCTGCACCCCTTCAGGCGTGTGTAGTCGGTGAGCTGGAACTCAGCAGGGAGGCCCAGTGAGACGGGATCGAAACGCGGCTTTTTGAGATCGGCCGCCCCGTTCGACTTTCCTGCGGAGGACTGCGGTCGCTTGTGGGACatgaagggggtgggggtgcctGCGGCTTCTCCACGCTTCGCAAAACAAAATAACAGCAACACTACACGCgaaaagcaaagaaaagaaaaaacgaaACACCCTCACGGAGCGGAGGGCCCTGTCAAGCGGTGCAAGCGGGGGACGAGGAGCGGAGGTGGGGAGAGACGCGTCCTAAACGAGATGGTGTAGAGAGCATGGCAGGTATCTGTTGAGGGTGTCGTCCTGCGCAGAGTGACAACTGCACCACGCCACATTCCCCGttttgcgccgccgccacgaggGAGTCGTGCATTtagctgctgttgctgcgaGCTCCTCCACATCTCCGCTGAAGGtacttttttttgttgtgaGGCGGGGAGGGTTTCTCATTATTATTGCAACCgccacgcggcggcggcgagcatCCATACCAAGGTCTGTACGAGCtacaaaacacacacacacacacacgcacatgcacacacagacacaacaTATCCCCGGCTGCTTCCATTCCAGGCAGTGGCCCGAGCAGAGAAGAGCCCTACAAGTCTTCGAGGAACTCGTTAAGCTCggtgtcttcctcttccacgggtgcctcctcccgctcccgTTTTCGACCCTTCTCCGCCCCCGTCTCATCCTcgcccgcagcagcgccacctgctgcagccgccttctccgcggCTGCCTTCTTCCGcttctccgccgccgtcatccACGTACGCGGGTCGTAGCGACCGTCCACCTGGGCCATTCGGCGGCGGTTGTTCTCGCGAAACTCGACCGCCTCCGGTTCGTCGGACAGGATCCACTCAATGCGCTCCGCGGCGGTTTGCAGATCCTCTtctgtggtggcggtgatgcgtACGTGTGGGTCCTCCAGCGCCATGGCTGCTGCATTCGGGTTCGTGTCCTTCAGCGGATTGGTGATGCCCCGCCCAACCAGCACAATGTGACAGTTTgtctccttctccagctgctgatGCACCAATCCACGCGGCCCGATGAGAGCACCGTAGTCGCCCGTCTCGATCTGCTCCGCTGTGAAGTAGATGCGACGGTTGATGTCCTTGGACTTGTTGGCCGCGTACTCGGCCCGCTCCACGTAGGTGCGCAGCAACTTGCTAATGTCGTCCATGACGTGCAGTCGCTTTTCCATCACCACGTTCTCAGGCGTGTTGGTGCGGTTGCCGTTTGCGTCGTACTCCGGTTCCAGCGGGATGTTGCGGAAATAGGCAGCGCACGTATTGGTGGCAAGCATGCGCTGCATATCATTCGCCAGCACGCGGAGGAGAAAGGCGCGCAGAAACTGTCCATCCTCGTGCATGAGGGCCTCGGAGGGGACGTAGCTCGGCACTTGCAAGTTCGTGTAGCGCGACTCGCTCCACCGGGATGCGGTCTCCTTCGGCATAGGTGTGGGggcgcagagagaaagaaagaaaagggagaagtgcaccgccgcgtgctTCCTGGTGGgagtacacacacacacacacgatgcGTGGCGATAAAGAGGTGAGGCAGACAATAGAACAGAGAATGGACGAGGATGGGGCAGTGCGCAACCGGGCCGCCAACCGCGGAGAAGCACATCGATAACAGAGCGACACGGTTGTGTAGTCTGAGTGTCTCGCTCCCTCTTTGGGCACAGACGGATGCCAAACGACACGACAGTCTGTGTCAGGTGGCGTGCTGCCGCACAATCACTGAGCGCGCTTGGTCACATGTTCCGACTGCACGCGTGCTTTCTTCTGCTTTTTTTATATTTGTTCGGCGAATTGCCTTGAGTCCAGCGCACGTTGTCTCTCCCTCAGGTAAGAAGGTGCGCACGCTTGAGGGAAGGAGTTCGAAACGTCTTCGCGCTCGAGCACTCACACGTGCAACCAAAGGCCATGTATCACTGACAAGCGGTACTATGTGtaacgtcgccgccgtctctgGAAACAGCGAACCAGACGGCATTGTCGTCGACGTCGTCAATGTGCGGAGGGGCGACTCCCCACTTCGCCATGTACTCGTCGACGGCCTCACGACAACCTTGCCAGTAGTGATAATCGTCGACCTGAACGACGCGCTGGGGACAAGGGCCGACGCCGACACCGCTATCGTCTGCCTTGCGATGGCGCATCACTGGCACAAGAAGTTCAAGTGCTGTACGCGTGGACGCATACCAGTCGGCGTCGATGTGAAGAAGTGCAATGCCGTCTCGTTGGACGTCgctgcgcgacagcagctgcgctggTATGGAGTCGGTGAATAGCCCCTCAATCACCACAAGTCGGTCCTCGACAGAAAAGTGTCGCGCGAGTtgctgcacgtgcgccgccggcgaACGGCACGTGCCGGCTCCCCACGACACCGTCGCCTCGTCTCGGCTCCGCTGTGGTTTGAGCTGCGAGGAAGACGATGTACCGACAGGGGCGCTGGCAAGGCAGTCTTTCGCGGTGGGAGGCGGCATACCGGTGAAGCTGTCGAGGGCAAAAACACGCCTTTTCGGCGATGTGCCAATGCCGCTTGAAacctctgcctccgccagcacaaCAGCCATCAGTACGGCTGACCCACCGCCTGCAGTCCCGCACTCCACGACATGTCCGGCGTCCCCGCTCGCGCTGCTTTTCGTGCCCAGGCGTGCAAGACGGTCAGTCGCCTGGTAGAGATGCAGAAGTCGAGGCCACGTCAGCATTGTTGAGTCTAGCAGGGCGTCGAAGAGGAGGGCGAACAGCGGGTATTGCTTTCGAACCTCTGTCGGGGGCGCCAAGAGGAGCCGCGCGGTGTTGTTGATTTGATGCAGTAGCGTCTGTGCCTCGTGATGGTGGGGGTGCAGACGCAGCTCTTCCAGCAGGCTCTGACGCGCAGCTAGCAGGTTGCCCTTCTCCTTGTCGACGAGGAAGCATAGAGCACGCGCATAGTCTATTCCTTGGACGGTACAAGACGCTGCCTTGAGCTCATTGAGGCGaggaagcgccgccgcaaccCGCCCGTGATGGATGTCACGAAGACACTTCTccaccgtcgcggcggctacggcgcagcagagcggTGTCGTGCGCCACATCCACGATGACGCGCCGTGGTAAGCGGCTCCGTGGAtgcgggaggggagacgggggagaggggagggcgcTGCCGACACGCGTAGATGAAAGGGATAAGGAGAGGCGCAGAAAGGACGAGAGGAGACGTTGTCGATAAGCCGCTCGGTCGCAGCAGACGTGCCATGTAAGGCGCGCCGACaaggaggaaaaaaagatgcAACCACGCGCAGTGTTCAAACACTGTGGAGAGAGAAATCGCCCAACGCAGGCGCTCATCACAGAAAGCCGCCGCCCTGTTGACTACGTGGACACCAGGCAATGAGGTTTGCGCCGGCGTGAcgacgcgcatgcgcacttTCATGtacccacgcacacagagtTCTCAAGTATCTTGTTTCCTTGTTGTTTGAAAGATCGCTTGTCACGACAGTGTCAGGGATAGTGTACATCTAACAGGATGTCACAGGAACACAAAGAATGAGAGCTGAACAgccccatccctccctcaacatacacacacacacgggagATCGACTGGCGAACACATtcgaagggggggggtggagtAGGGGATTTTGAGATGCGAATTGGACGCCGTGGCAGAGCTGACCTCCTCACAcatcttcttttttttgttcacTCTCAACGCTGCAGGGATAGCTCGGTATCCGTCCTCGGAGCAACAGGAAAACACAACGGCAATAGAAAAGAGGGACATAAAAAGGAGCGAGAGAAGCCAATTTTCGAATCTATGTTGTTTCTGCTGTCGCATGCACGGCGCCTGCAGAGACAGCCAGTCACGCCTGCTTGATCAGCTTCACCATGAGCGTGCAGCTCTTCTCCACGCCAAGGCTTGCAAACGTGCGCTGGTGCTCATTCCACTCTTGCTTCAGTGGAAAGGCCTGGCACAGCTCGTATCGGACTTCCCGGAAGcttggcgcggcggcggcgaactCTTTGCGCAAGGAGGCCACCGTGTCTTCTGGCGCCATGTGCAGCGTGATCTTCTGTCCATCGGGGAGGCGTATGAGAACGGCAATGAGGTTGCCCACGAACATTGAACTGACCGCGCCGGAAGCCCCCGTCACAGACGAAGCAgattgctgctgctgcgccactcTTCGACGATACGCAGCCTCGGCAGCGCTGACATGCTTGATTGTTCCCAAAGCTCGGGGGGCCGACGTGTTGGATGCGCCGGTTGCCCCCACTCCCATAAACGCCGCCACCCCGTCGCGCACGGAGAGCAGCTGACCGCTCGCGGTCACTTTTTGTGCCGGAATCTTCTTCAGGAATTCCTCTACACGGATAGGAGTGTAACCGATGTTCTTCGTCTCGCCTAGCGTGTGGACTCGTACCGGGTTTCTGCCGGGGTTCTGCGGAGCCGCACCAAGTCGCCGGCCACCTTCATTTGGGAAGAGCGGTCCTGCATTCGCCTGGGAAGCGGCCTCCTTACCATGTACGGCGCCAGTACGATCTGTTTCACACGTCTCGCCGGTGCGGTCCACCACCTCGATTGGAAAACCGTCTGGGTACTTTTCCTTGAATTCGTACGGGTAAAAGCCCTCGATGAGATCATCCAGGAAGGCGTCGCACAGCGCCCAGCCGTACGGGCGGAAGGGCCCTTGATTCACACAAATGCCGTTCTTGTAAACGACGACGCGCACAACATCGCGCTCGCGGATGCCGGCCTGGTTTCCCTGCTTGAAAACGCCCTTCCAGCCGACGTAATCGGATAGAATGCGCGCATTCTTGGTGAGCAGCTCCATGTCCATGGAGCTGACAGAGTACTGACGACATGGTGGCTGCGCAGATgagccggcgacggcggaggcggcttggCGGTTACTCGGCAAACCACCGGCCTTCTGGNNNNNNNNNNNNNNNNNNNNNNNNNNNNNNNNNNNNNNNNNNNNNNNNNNNNNNNNNNNNNNNNNNNNNNNNNNNNNNNNNNNNNNNNNNNNNNNNNNNNAGAACGGTGTCGGGTCGCGCCGTATTCACAAAGTGCGTCGGtccctccttctccgtcgcCTTGGCGCCGTCGTTGGTGCTGCCGTCTGTGAAGTCACCGCTGAAAAGATCAGCCTTTACGGCGCGTGAGGGTGTTGGCGGTGAGTGCGACGGTGAGGCTCGGGTGTCCTGAGTGAACTTCTCCGCGCGGTTGTGCGGTGACAGTGGGTGATTGCTTTTAGCGCTGgatgcgcatgcgtgtgccgcctccatctcccgcagctccgcctctaGGAGTTCTTTCTCGTCGTAGAGAGTCAACACCGccgtctctgcctcctcACGGAGCTGACGTTCTCGCTGATACTTGTCGTTGAGTTGGCGGTACTTGGCATGCAGCTCTTTCAGCTCCGCTTGATACGCTTTGTGCTGCGACTCCAGGTCCTTGAGGCGTGCCGCCATGGCGGTGACAAGGATGTCACTGTTGGAGTTGCTGCCGGAGCGCACCCGCGtgcggagctggtgcgcaAATGGCTCTTTGTCCGAGTGGGCGTCGCCGGGTACGGCACCTGGGTTTGATGGCCGGTCCaccgacgacggtgacgcgcggcgatggcgaagtacatcctgcagcagctctctACGTGTGGCGTCGTCGAGCACGTCTGGAGAAAGCAAAAGCGGGTCTGAGAGGCCGCCGTCCTTCTTTGGTGGGTTCGCTCTAAAGAGCTGCGGCGAGCCTGACGGCTTCGATGCACGCCGGCGACCGTTGCTCATGCTACCGAAACTAAGGAACGTGAATAAAAAATCAGAAGcaagggcgagagagagagcgacggtGAGGACAGCAGAGAAGTGTGAGTCCCGAAGGCAAGCagtgccccacccccatcaAAAGACCCTGCCTTTCTTGTCAAGCAAGGCTTTCGACTCTACAGCGGCGTATCCATGGATCCTTTCTGTGCTTGATGGTTGGCGTTGTCATGCCGGGAAGGGAAGAAAGAGAAGatgcgagagggagagaaggcaaGTAGAGAAGTAAGGAGATGTGCGTGGGCAGCGAGTACATGGGTGAAACACAAGactgcaaaaaaaaaggctgGCCTTTATACTCAACGTCACCCCAttggcacacgcgcaagggGGGAAAATAGGCCGGCTGCATCATGTGCGGGGCCTGCAAGAAGCTGGAGAAACcttggcggcgctgcgctccCTCGCTATCGtcacagcagctccacgcTCGCGATAaaaacacacaaacatgCGACTCTTTTATTCTTTCGCGCTTGCTTTTCGAGTGTGTGTTTGACGAGCAGATCGGCGGTGCGTGGCATCCGAGGAGCACCGgagctctccctcccttctccgcGCTTTGGTGGGGGAgcgaggggggggtggagaAGAGAAACAAGGAGAGCAACCCAcaacgcacagacacacatatatatgtatatatgcgCACCCGGACTGGCGGCGAGGccctgcggcagctgcacattGGCACTTTGCCTCCTCGATCCCAAAGGCGTCAATCTACCACCACACACGGCACCGGGTTCACGTTGAAACTGTCCAGTTCCTGCTCCCAGCCGCAGACCAGATCGCTCATCACCTCCACATGGTACTCGCACAGCTGGCGGGCCTCCGTCACCGTCCAGAGAGATGCCTTGTGCGTCTCGTTCGCGGAGCGATGGGCCGGGCATCTGAAGCGCACCACGGTCTTCCAGTAGGCGTCTTGAGGCCGAACTGCACGTGGCGCCCTACGAGTTCGCGCGGTGACGTTTTTGTTACCGATCCCTGTCCCCGCAAAATCGGAGAGTACTGTGTAATGTGTAGCACAAGGATTCGTTGATGGATACCAGCTCTCCCATACCAGGTACTCCGTGTTCCACCGCGGCTTCGAAATGCGCGAATGGTACCGGCCTATCTGCTCAAAAACGCCGTTGTACCGTGGGTTCTGCAATATGGCCTGCCGACTCGACAGGCTGTGGTGCATGGTGTGCAAGAAATCGAGCACGGTTTGTGTGTCCTTGGCTTTCGTGGTGGCGCCCTCAGTGTCGCGATGCGGAGAGGGCTGCTGTAGCAGGCGCTTcaggcgctggtgctgaACTCGATACACAACGCCGGCGGGACACAGTTCGTAGTATCGCTCCCTGCCGGTCAGTGCCTTTTCGCCGTCTCCATACAGGCAGCGGGAGGACTGCTCGCTGGCAGCAGTGTGCCACCAGTCCTCGAGTGCGGCGGACATGGCAGCGCGATTACGCGCAATGtagcgacgctgctgcaacgcTTGCTCCATCCGGTTCTGTGGAAGCGGGAGCCGGCAATGCAACAGAACTGGCTCCTCTTCAGCGCCCTTTCCTCGAGGTTGCGCATCCACACCACTCCTGCGCGGCCGCTCCTTGCTCCACACCACCCACTCCCCGGAGAGTCGGCAGCGAAACGGGAGAGGGCCACCTACGGCTTTCATTCCTTGATACGCCATCGCGGTGGAGAGGTGCTCGTCCAGGGCACCGACGGGCATGAATGCCGTCTCTCTCACCAACGCCGGTACCTCTTTAGTCGCTGCCAACGTCGGCGCAGAGGTCGACGGCGCGAGCCCTCCATCCATGAGGCGATACCCGCTGCGCGCGATGGTCAAGAGCGTGCCGTTGGGAGCGTTGTAGAACTGATCCTGCAGAACCACGTCTGTGTCAAAGCCGTTCAACAGAACTATCGTGTAGGCGTCGGCGCCAGACCAACCATTCGCTATATGAGCAAGTCCAAACATCAAGAAGAgaagcgccaccgcagcacgcgccgcagcggaaggaaggggggaaggggccaGCATGCGCGCGAGTGAGTGCAACGTGGCTAAGGGAGAGGAACGCGAGATGCACAAAGTTGGGCAAGGGACCAGGGTGGgggagcggaggagagaTCACAACACAGACGTCAATGAGATCGGCGGCCTTTCCAGGGTGCCATCGTCCCAGCGATGGAAGAAAACACGAGCACTCGAAATCATCCTCGTCGCACATGTATGCGTGCCTGCGATGGTGTCGCGTAGGTGCCCATGCGTCTCCTCATCACCAGGGGAGGGCAGTGGAGGCGTTAGGAATGGGTTTGCCCTTTGGCCATGAAACGGGAGTAGATCGAGAGGCAGAAGGGGAGAAAAGCGAACAGAGCAACAGCAGAACACATGCCAGTCAACGACGCACCAAGTGCGCCGGTATACGCGAAACTCTCTGTCTCTCGAGAAAGAAGGACCGGTTTGCAAGCGAGTATGACCTCTGGACTGCCACGAGGGTGGATGTAAAATGGGCACGTGAAGAGCACCTGCTGTCTGCCTTCCAGGCGGTGTCCTTGCCCAACCCTTCATCCATGAGGTGAGTAAGCTGCAGCACTACTGCTTCAAACCGGCACGGTTCGCGCACCCTGGGACCCTCCCAGCAGCCACCTAACCCCCAAcgcccttccccctccccctcaccacTACGAAAAAAGGGGGCCTGCCTTGTATGACGATCAAGCACTCTTCTTTGGAAAGTTGAGAAGTGATCACCACAGCACCCGAACGGCGGAAGGTAGCACGGCGCTCGTAgtggaggggaagggggggatAAAAGGCCAaaaaaggcacacacacacagaaaagcACGTTTGCGTTGTAGAGGGACACCCagccacccacccacacctcaccaaaaaaaggaagagagaacgaAGCACACCAAAGGGGAGAATGCACAGAGAGATTCGCGTTACACTTCCGTAAAACTATGGCATTGCAGGACCGCTACCATTGGAATCGCGAGCTCGCGGCCTTCACAATGTCTTCCGCAATTGCCATGGACGCGGTGGCTGCCGGACTCGGCGCGTTGCGAACGTTCAGGATGAGCGGCTTTGAGATGCTAGATGTTTCAAGGGTCGTGCCAGAGCGCGGCGCATCTTTGACCGCCTCTAGCATCATCTTCTTGTCCATCGTCGCCGGCACCGTCACACGCGGTCGTGCAAACTCCATCGCGAGATCCATGCTGAGAGTGCCGTCCTCCGCCACGCCGACGGCCATGACGCCGCAGTAGCTGTCCACAATGTCCTTCGCCTCGATGGAGGGAATCAGCTTCTGTGCCTCGCGAAGGAACTGCCGCTTGCTGATGTCCATGTAGTACGTCTGGAAGAGGACATCGAAATTGGAGACGAGACTCACCCAGCCGCCCTTGCTAAAGGCGCAGTTGAAGCAGTACTCAAGGTCGATCGCGTAAGGGGTGTAGCCGTAGCGAtccagcgccagcgcagagCCTGGCCCAACGATCACCTGGCGTCCACGGCGTACATCCACGGTCGGCGTGAAATGCACACCGACGCTCAAGCCTTTGCGGTTATCGGGACACGGGTACACGTGCATGTGCACCATGTTGCGGCGCTCCGGCGTCAGCTGGTAGTACCGCCCGCGAAAGCCATATGTCTGCACCACACGCTTGCCCAGCCACTCCACAATGCCACCAGAGTGCTTCGCCACCACGTCGCTGTCGAGGCCGCAACAAGTGATGATGTTCTTTGCCAAAATGGTCTTCTCCGGCCCCAGGTGGTTCTTCTCGCGGCCGCGGATGAGTACCATCTCCTCCGCGCCTGCACCCTTCGATTTGGTTACCGACACGCCCACGAAGTCCTGAGCATCGAATTGGAACTGCGTGGCGAAGTTGTTCTTGGCGTGGGCCGTCATCTCCCGAAGCATGCAGCGTGTGACTTCCGAAAAGTCAATGATGCCCGAAACTGGGGACCACAATGCAGAGACACCGGTCACCAGTGGCTCCTTCTTTTTGATGGCTTCCTCGCCTTCAAGGATCTCGAGCCCCTTGACGCCGTTCGCAACACCCCAGTCGTACATGCGCTGCACGGTTGGGCGCTGGCTGTCCTCCATGGCGACGATAATCTTGCCGCACAGCTCATAGGGAAGCTTGTTCTTCTTGCAGTAGTCGATGATCAGACTGTGGCCGCGGGGGCACAAGCGCGCCATGGCGGAGCCGGGTGGGTAGAACATGCCGGCGTGGAGGCAGCCGCTGTTGTGGCCGGactggtgctgcgccacatcGGCCTCGCGCTCGATGAGGATGACGCGCTTTCTGGGGTACTTTTGCCGTATCTCGCGTGCCGTGGCGACGCCAAcgatgccgccaccgacgatggcgacgtcGTAAATATCGCGGCGGTCGTCCTTGGAGAAGGTGATGAGCGAGTGCGCGGTGCTGGCGTCGTCGGTGGCCATGCTGCCGTACTCGCGGCGGTAGTAGACGGCGCCAGCGAGCCCGCACACGACGGCAACCTGGCTCATGCCAGAGAAGACCTTGCCAACTACAGATGCCATGGTGATTGCAGCGCGAGGTGGTGATGCAGCCACCGTTCAGCACAcccaaggaaaaaaaaggcagagaacaagaagagaaaggggtCGACACAGAACAAGgtaaacgaaaaaaaggaatgATGGCCACCCCTCAGTAACGGGCAAACCTCGACGGCGaaagaagaaagggagggagagggggaggggaagggttGCGTGGGCAACAAGAGCTCAACATACACCAAGCGAGGAAGAACCCGCAACGCGATGTATCACTGAGCGTACGGCGTGTGTTTGTCGGTTGACCTGGTGAGATGTatggaggaggaaggtggCGAGGGCGTTTTGCGAACGGAGCAGCGGAACAAACAAGAAAAGGTTGGCGTAGCGGTTGGAAGAGAGGGCTTTGGAGCCACAGCAAGGAGATGGCGGTGTCGAAGAGGTGTGGAGCAGGCCAGCGTCTCTGAGGTGTtcagagtgtgtgtgtgtagggcgGGGGTTGGCGGGAAAGgcggcgagcgagagagtaAAGGACATACAAGGAGCGATAACACAATTTGTGGGGCAAGAACAGTGGGGAgtcgaggtggtggcggaagtgtgcgtgtgtgtgtatgcgtctTGCCAACGCGTACAGAACAAAAGACGCTTCCGTCCTCTTCCTTTCGTGCTTTTATTTCTGATCTTTTCCGATGTCGCACATTTGTCGTCTTTCCGCAACTCAGTTCCGCGGGCGTGGGCAGAATTTTACCGTGTTCATGTTGACGCTTCTTAGCGGTCTGTGTTAACGTACTTCTCCCCGTCACCGAGCTTGTACGAGCTCGCCGCTGGCAACCAGACCGACGCgagacccccctccccctccctccct
It encodes:
- a CDS encoding putative branch point binding protein, producing the protein MPKETASRWSESRYTNLQVPSYVPSEALMHEDGQFLRAFLLRVLANDMQRMLATNTCAAYFRNIPLEPEYDANGNRTNTPENVVMEKRLHVMDDISKLLRTYVERAEYAANKSKDINRRIYFTAEQIETGDYGALIGPRGLVHQQLEKETNCHIVLVGRGITNPLKDTNPNAAAMALEDPHVRITATTEEDLQTAAERIEWILSDEPEAVEFRENNRRRMAQVDGRYDPRTWMTAAEKRKKAAAEKAAAAGGAAAGEDETGAEKGRKREREEAPVEEEDTELNEFLEDL